The Azospirillum sp. TSH100 region GGCTGAGGCGCAGCGCCGATCCCGGCGCCAGTGTGGCACAGGTGGCTCGCATCGCGATGGTCAATGGCCGGGTCGGGTCGCCGGGCTCCAGACGCGCGTGGCCCTGGGTCAGCGGCAGCACCTGACCGTCGGGGCGCACCACCGACAGCACGGCGCTGACGTCGAAAGACGGAGCATCGGCCTCGACCCACAGTTCCAGCGCCACCCGCCCGGCCAGCATCAGCGGCTCGTCCAGCGGCAGGCTGGTATAGGTGGCGACATCCGCCCGACGGTCGACCGCGGCACGGTCGGGGCGCCCGGCGGCATCCGGCACCGCATGGCCGCCTACCGTCGGCACCGGCGTGCGCGGATCATGGACGACCACGTCGAGCGCCTCCATTTCAGGCATCTCCAGCTCCAAACGGCCGCCCTGCCGGTTGGCAAGTCCGTCGCTGGAGAGATACAGCACCGCATCGGCCGCGGGAAGATCGGGCAGATCGTGCCAGCGCCCGGTCTCCACATCATGCAGGCGGACCGGACCGCCGCGGTCGGCCCCCTCCCCCTTCAGCACTCGGTCGAACCACGCCAGCTGCAGCGAGTCGAGCGTCGGCGCCTGACCCGGCGCCGCTGACGGTCCGTCAGCCCCCCAAGGGCCGACCACCAGCCGGACCGGAGCACGCCCCCGTACCCTGGCGTGGTCATGGGCGTCCAGCATGCCGGCCAGCCGCGGGTCGTACCAGCCGCCGACCTGCATGACGGCCACGTCGGCCGGCATGGCATCGCACATCGCCTTTGGCGACAGGGCAGCCCAGGCCGGGCCAGGCACCGGATTGGTCAGCCAATCGTCGTAATGGGTATAGCGGGCATAGTCGCGCAGGGCCTGTGGTCGTGACGGAATCTCGTCATCGATCGGAAGGTTGCGCGCGGCATCCGACAGCACCCGGTGCCCGGTGCCGTCCTCAACCCGCCGCGCCGCATCGGCCGCCGTGCGCAGGGCCCAGCCCATAGCGTCGGCAAGCCGGAACGCCCCCCCTTCGTAAGCCCAGTCGGAAAACACATCCCAGCCAGCAAAGGCCGGCGCCACCGCGCGCAGGGCCGTCGGCGCCTCGGCCAGAGCCAGCCATTGCGCCATGCCGGCATAGCCGCAGCCATACATCGCCACCGCCCCCGACGACCCGGGCAGGGAAGCCGCCCAGGCCACAGCATCGGCGCCATCCTCCCGTTCCGCCTCAAAGGGGCGGAAGCGGCCATCGGAGGTGCCGCAGCCCCGCACATCCTGTACCACCACGACGTAACCGCGCGCAGCATACCAGCGCGGGTGGGCATAATGGCTGGTCAGGGCGGTGCGTCGGCCGCAGGGAACGCGCAGAAGCAGCACCGGCCAAGTGCCGGCCGCGTCGGGCCGATACAGGTCGGCATCCAGCCGCACGCCATCCCGTGTCCGCATCGATACGGTTTCCGGCGGCCGTACCGGCAGCAGGCTGTGTGACTGGCGAATCATCGGGGCCAGATGGGTCATGGCGGGGCAGGCTCGCTCGATGACAAACAACAGATAATGTGTCGTCGTGGCAAAGCCCGTGCCAGAGGGGTCGCGACAAATTACATAACTCTTTCAGCCGAGCCGTGCCTCCATCAAAGCTCTCTCCCTTGCGGGAAGGAGGTTGGGGTGAAGGGTACGGTAG contains the following coding sequences:
- a CDS encoding CocE/NonD family hydrolase, whose translation is MTHLAPMIRQSHSLLPVRPPETVSMRTRDGVRLDADLYRPDAAGTWPVLLLRVPCGRRTALTSHYAHPRWYAARGYVVVVQDVRGCGTSDGRFRPFEAEREDGADAVAWAASLPGSSGAVAMYGCGYAGMAQWLALAEAPTALRAVAPAFAGWDVFSDWAYEGGAFRLADAMGWALRTAADAARRVEDGTGHRVLSDAARNLPIDDEIPSRPQALRDYARYTHYDDWLTNPVPGPAWAALSPKAMCDAMPADVAVMQVGGWYDPRLAGMLDAHDHARVRGRAPVRLVVGPWGADGPSAAPGQAPTLDSLQLAWFDRVLKGEGADRGGPVRLHDVETGRWHDLPDLPAADAVLYLSSDGLANRQGGRLELEMPEMEALDVVVHDPRTPVPTVGGHAVPDAAGRPDRAAVDRRADVATYTSLPLDEPLMLAGRVALELWVEADAPSFDVSAVLSVVRPDGQVLPLTQGHARLEPGDPTRPLTIAMRATCATLAPGSALRLSLAGSCFPAYPVNPGTGAEPGETRRVDALPITLLIHSGPDRPSRLRLPAGLPT